A window of the Synechococcus sp. LTW-R genome harbors these coding sequences:
- the tkt gene encoding transketolase has protein sequence MVVAPASVDTLCVNSIRFLAVDAINKSNSGHPGLPMGCAPMAYTLWDKFLQHNPKNPKWFNRDRFVLSAGHGCMLLYALLHLSGYDSVTIEDIKQFRQWGSKTPGHPETFETAGVEVTTGPLGQGIANAVGLAMAEAHLAAKFNKPDCKLVDHTTYVIMGDGCHQEGVSGEAASLAGHLGLGKLIALYDDNHITIDGNTNVSFTEDVLKRYEAYGWHTIHVADGNTDLGAIAKAIEEAKAVTDRPSMIKVTTTIGYGSPNKANTAGVHGAALGADEAAATRQNLGWNYGEFEVPQESYDQWRKAIERGAAAEAAWNATLADYRSKYPTEAAQFERQLRGELPQGWDANLPSYTPDDKGVATRMHSYNCLNAIGPNLPELIGGSADLTHSNLTDIKGESGFQKGAEGNRYLHFGVREHAMGAILNGLAYHGSGLVPYGGTFCVFAGYMVGAMRLSALSELGVIYVLTHDSIGLGEDGPTHQPIETLASLRSIPNMLVIRPGDGNETSGAYKVAVANRHRPTVLFLSRQAMANQGNSNADHVAKGGYILEDSNGTPDLILIGTGTELDLCVKAAAQLRAEGKNVRVVSMPCVDLFEEQDAAYRESVLPAACRKRLVVEASSSFGWHKYTGFEGDTVSIDRFGASAPGPLLMEKFGFTVENVVAKAKALG, from the coding sequence ATGGTCGTCGCTCCCGCTTCCGTCGACACGCTTTGCGTCAACAGCATTCGCTTCCTGGCCGTCGACGCGATCAACAAGAGCAACTCCGGTCACCCCGGCCTGCCCATGGGTTGCGCTCCCATGGCCTACACCCTGTGGGACAAGTTCCTCCAGCACAACCCGAAGAACCCGAAGTGGTTCAACCGTGACCGCTTCGTGCTGTCCGCCGGCCACGGCTGCATGCTGCTGTACGCGCTGCTGCACCTGAGCGGCTACGACTCGGTCACGATCGAGGACATCAAGCAATTCCGCCAGTGGGGCTCCAAGACCCCTGGTCACCCCGAAACCTTCGAGACCGCCGGCGTCGAAGTCACAACCGGTCCTCTGGGTCAGGGCATCGCCAACGCCGTCGGCCTGGCCATGGCCGAGGCACACCTCGCGGCCAAGTTCAACAAGCCTGATTGCAAGCTCGTTGATCACACCACCTACGTGATCATGGGCGACGGCTGCCACCAGGAGGGTGTCAGCGGTGAGGCCGCTTCCCTGGCCGGTCACCTGGGCCTGGGCAAGCTGATCGCGCTCTACGACGACAACCACATCACGATCGACGGAAACACCAACGTTTCCTTCACCGAAGATGTGCTGAAGCGCTACGAGGCCTACGGCTGGCACACGATCCACGTCGCCGACGGCAACACCGACCTTGGCGCGATTGCCAAGGCGATTGAAGAGGCCAAGGCCGTCACCGATCGTCCTTCGATGATCAAGGTGACCACCACCATCGGTTACGGCTCCCCTAACAAGGCCAACACCGCCGGTGTGCACGGCGCTGCTCTGGGTGCTGACGAAGCCGCCGCGACCCGCCAGAACCTGGGTTGGAACTACGGCGAATTCGAAGTTCCCCAGGAGTCCTACGACCAGTGGCGCAAGGCCATCGAGCGTGGCGCCGCCGCCGAAGCCGCCTGGAACGCCACCCTGGCTGACTACCGCAGCAAGTACCCCACCGAAGCCGCTCAGTTCGAGCGTCAACTGCGCGGTGAGCTGCCCCAGGGATGGGACGCGAACCTGCCCAGCTACACCCCTGACGACAAGGGCGTGGCCACCCGGATGCATTCCTACAACTGCCTGAATGCCATCGGCCCCAACCTGCCCGAGCTGATCGGTGGCTCCGCCGACCTGACCCACTCCAACCTGACGGACATCAAGGGTGAGTCCGGTTTCCAGAAAGGTGCCGAGGGCAACCGCTACCTGCACTTCGGTGTGCGCGAGCACGCCATGGGCGCGATCCTGAACGGCCTCGCCTATCACGGCAGCGGCCTGGTTCCCTACGGCGGCACCTTCTGCGTGTTTGCTGGCTACATGGTGGGCGCCATGCGCCTATCCGCCCTGAGCGAACTGGGTGTGATCTACGTCCTGACCCACGACTCCATCGGTCTGGGTGAAGACGGCCCCACCCACCAGCCGATCGAGACCCTGGCCAGCCTGCGTTCGATCCCGAACATGCTGGTGATCCGCCCTGGAGATGGCAACGAAACCAGCGGTGCCTACAAGGTGGCTGTGGCGAACCGCCACCGCCCCACCGTGCTGTTCCTCAGCCGTCAGGCGATGGCCAACCAGGGCAACTCCAACGCTGACCACGTGGCCAAGGGTGGCTACATCCTTGAGGACAGCAACGGCACCCCTGACCTGATCCTGATCGGCACCGGCACCGAGCTCGACCTCTGCGTCAAGGCCGCCGCCCAGCTGCGCGCTGAAGGCAAGAACGTCCGCGTCGTCTCCATGCCCTGCGTGGACCTATTCGAAGAACAGGACGCCGCCTACCGCGAGAGCGTGCTTCCCGCCGCTTGCCGCAAGCGCCTAGTGGTCGAAGCCTCCAGCAGCTTCGGCTGGCACAAGTACACCGGCTTCGAAGGCGATACCGTCTCCATCGACCGCTTCGGTGCTTCCGCACCTGGCCCTCTGCTCATGGAGAAGTTCGGCTTCACCGTCGAGAACGTGGTGGCCAAAGCGAAAGCTCTGGGATGA
- a CDS encoding acetate/propionate family kinase: protein MAILVLNLGSSSLKAAVFDASGTQRLWSNSHSGLSDVGAWLEPALAPWWDRLSRAGHRVVHGGERFRAPTPINASTLPELEALSPLAPLHNPPALAAIGWLQQRRPDLPQWACFDTAFHATLPEAAYSYAIPQALRRQGYRRFGFHGINHQHVAEQAPGPRLISVHLGAGCSVAAIAGGQCIDTSMGFTPMEGLVMATRCGSIDPGLLLALLQTGRDASDLGETLNHQSGLAGLSGLSGDWTELRAAAAQGHNGAQLAVEVFVHRLKAGIAAMAASLGGVDQIALTGGIGANDNQLLEQLQAEMRWLGSVQWLQIPADEEGMIARLISDQADRGFGAAVG from the coding sequence GTGGCGATCCTGGTGCTCAACCTCGGCAGCTCCAGCCTCAAGGCCGCTGTCTTTGACGCATCCGGAACCCAGCGACTCTGGAGTAACTCCCATTCGGGTCTCAGCGATGTCGGGGCCTGGCTCGAACCCGCGCTGGCGCCCTGGTGGGACCGGCTCTCGCGGGCCGGCCACCGGGTGGTCCATGGCGGTGAACGGTTCCGGGCGCCGACGCCGATCAACGCTTCGACCCTGCCTGAGCTGGAGGCCTTGAGCCCCCTCGCTCCGCTCCACAATCCACCGGCCCTCGCCGCGATCGGTTGGCTGCAGCAGCGGCGGCCAGACCTACCGCAATGGGCCTGCTTTGACACCGCTTTCCACGCCACCCTGCCGGAGGCGGCCTACAGCTACGCCATCCCCCAGGCGCTGCGGCGGCAGGGCTACCGCCGCTTTGGCTTCCATGGAATCAACCACCAACACGTGGCCGAGCAGGCGCCGGGGCCGCGACTGATCAGCGTTCACCTCGGTGCCGGCTGCTCCGTGGCCGCCATCGCAGGCGGCCAGTGCATCGACACCTCAATGGGTTTCACACCGATGGAAGGGCTGGTGATGGCCACCCGCTGCGGCTCGATCGACCCTGGACTCCTGCTGGCCTTACTGCAAACGGGCCGGGACGCCAGCGACCTCGGCGAGACTCTGAACCACCAGAGCGGCCTCGCCGGTCTGTCCGGTCTGAGCGGTGATTGGACCGAGCTGCGGGCCGCGGCGGCTCAAGGCCACAACGGTGCCCAGTTAGCAGTTGAGGTCTTTGTGCACCGGCTCAAAGCGGGGATCGCAGCAATGGCAGCCAGCCTGGGGGGCGTCGATCAGATCGCACTCACTGGAGGTATCGGCGCCAATGACAACCAGCTTCTTGAGCAGCTACAGGCGGAAATGCGCTGGCTGGGATCAGTCCAGTGGCTGCAGATCCCCGCCGACGAGGAGGGGATGATCGCCCGGCTGATCAGCGATCAGGCAGATCGGGGGTTTGGTGCAGCAGTCGGTTAA
- a CDS encoding mannose-1-phosphate guanylyltransferase/mannose-6-phosphate isomerase translates to MAALVPVILCGGTGTRLWPLSRASYPKQYWALAGQGEETLLQQTQQRLEGIADLQPPLLICNEDHRFIVAEQMRQIGVDPSAILLEPVGRNTAPAVAIAALQAMAAGDDPLLLVLAADHVIRDGAAFRQTVQAGVQAAESGQLVTFGIVPTAPETGYGYIEAAQPLGDAGTPVPIARFVEKPDRATAEGFLATGRFTWNSGMFLFKASVILAELERLAPEVVQACRSALAQGGSDLNFQRLEKDAFAQCPNVAIDVAVMERTDRGAVLPLQAGWSDVGSWSALWETADQDEQGNVLRGRVISENSRNCYLRSEHRLVVGLGVEDLVVVETNDVVLVAKRDQAQNVKSIVGLLEQSGAPESKAHRKIYRPWGAYDGITEGDRWQVKRISVNPGASLSLQMHHHRAEHWIVVQGTAVVEKDGVEELVGENQSTYIPLGCKHRLSNPGKIPVEMIEVQSGPYLGEDDIVRFEDLYGRSA, encoded by the coding sequence ATGGCGGCCCTGGTTCCAGTCATTCTTTGCGGTGGGACTGGAACCCGCCTCTGGCCCCTATCCAGGGCTAGTTACCCCAAGCAGTACTGGGCCCTCGCGGGCCAAGGCGAAGAGACCCTGCTTCAGCAAACCCAGCAACGGCTGGAGGGAATTGCAGATCTCCAGCCGCCGCTGCTGATCTGCAACGAAGACCACCGCTTCATCGTGGCCGAGCAGATGCGCCAGATCGGCGTGGATCCCTCGGCGATCCTGCTGGAGCCCGTGGGCCGCAACACCGCACCGGCCGTGGCCATTGCCGCACTCCAGGCCATGGCCGCGGGCGATGACCCGCTGCTGCTGGTGCTCGCTGCCGACCATGTCATCCGCGATGGCGCGGCCTTCCGGCAGACGGTCCAAGCGGGAGTCCAGGCCGCGGAGTCGGGCCAACTGGTGACCTTCGGGATCGTCCCCACCGCCCCCGAGACCGGCTACGGCTACATCGAAGCCGCCCAACCCCTGGGGGATGCGGGCACCCCGGTGCCGATCGCTCGGTTCGTGGAGAAGCCCGACCGTGCCACCGCAGAAGGCTTCCTGGCCACCGGCCGCTTCACCTGGAACAGCGGCATGTTCCTGTTCAAGGCCAGCGTGATCCTGGCGGAACTGGAACGACTCGCTCCCGAGGTGGTCCAGGCCTGCCGCAGTGCCCTCGCCCAAGGCGGCTCAGACCTGAACTTCCAACGCCTCGAGAAGGACGCCTTTGCCCAGTGCCCGAACGTCGCCATCGACGTGGCCGTGATGGAGCGAACCGACCGGGGCGCCGTGCTGCCGCTGCAGGCCGGCTGGAGCGATGTGGGCAGCTGGAGCGCCCTCTGGGAAACCGCCGACCAGGACGAGCAGGGCAACGTGCTGCGGGGCCGGGTCATCAGCGAGAACAGCCGCAACTGCTACCTGCGCAGTGAACACCGTTTGGTGGTGGGCCTGGGCGTCGAGGACCTCGTGGTGGTGGAAACCAATGACGTGGTGCTCGTGGCGAAGCGGGATCAGGCCCAGAACGTCAAAAGCATTGTCGGGCTGCTCGAGCAAAGCGGCGCACCGGAGAGCAAGGCCCACCGCAAGATCTACCGGCCCTGGGGCGCCTATGACGGCATCACCGAAGGCGACCGCTGGCAGGTGAAGCGCATCAGCGTGAACCCCGGCGCCTCTCTGTCATTGCAGATGCACCACCACAGGGCGGAACACTGGATCGTGGTGCAAGGCACCGCCGTCGTCGAGAAGGACGGCGTGGAGGAGTTGGTGGGCGAGAACCAGAGCACCTACATCCCCCTGGGCTGCAAACACCGCCTGTCCAACCCCGGCAAGATCCCCGTCGAGATGATTGAGGTCCAGAGCGGCCCCTACCTCGGCGAGGACGACATCGTCCGCTTCGAGGACCTCTACGGACGCAGCGCCTAA
- the fabF gene encoding beta-ketoacyl-ACP synthase II — protein MVEGLRRVVVTGLGAVTPIGNDVTSYWEGLSSGRNGVAPITLFDASAHACRFAAEVKDFDPSAYIEPKESKRWDRFCQFGVVAAKQAVAQAGLTIDDSNAHRIGTAIGSGVGGLLMMETQAHVLEGKGPSRVSPFTVPMMIPNMATGLTAIAIGAKGPSTAVATACAAGSNAIGDAFRLIQLGQADAMVCGGAESAITPLGVAGFASAKALSFRNDDPATASRPFDAERDGFVIGEGAGVLVLESLEHAKARGATILAEVVGYGMTCDAHHITSPTPGGVGGAEAMRLALQDARIEADAVDYVNAHGTSTPANDSNESSAIKSSLGERAKQIPVSSTKSMTGHLLGGSGGIEAVAGVLAIGHNLVPPTINYQNPDPACDLDVVPNQAREHKLNVVLSNSFGFGGHNVCLAFRRFN, from the coding sequence ATGGTGGAGGGTCTCCGCCGCGTCGTCGTCACCGGCCTTGGCGCGGTCACACCGATTGGGAATGACGTCACTTCCTATTGGGAAGGACTGAGCAGTGGTCGCAACGGGGTGGCACCGATCACCCTGTTCGATGCATCTGCCCATGCCTGCCGTTTTGCGGCTGAGGTGAAGGATTTCGATCCCTCCGCCTACATCGAGCCCAAGGAAAGCAAGCGCTGGGATCGGTTCTGTCAGTTCGGCGTTGTCGCCGCCAAGCAGGCCGTTGCCCAAGCCGGGTTGACCATTGATGACAGCAATGCACACCGCATCGGAACCGCCATCGGTTCGGGTGTGGGCGGCCTGCTGATGATGGAGACCCAGGCCCACGTGCTCGAAGGCAAAGGCCCGTCACGGGTCAGCCCGTTCACGGTGCCGATGATGATCCCGAACATGGCCACGGGCCTGACGGCGATCGCCATCGGCGCGAAGGGCCCCAGCACCGCGGTGGCCACGGCCTGTGCCGCAGGCTCCAACGCCATCGGTGATGCCTTTCGCCTGATCCAGCTGGGTCAAGCCGACGCCATGGTTTGCGGTGGTGCGGAATCCGCCATCACCCCCCTGGGCGTTGCTGGCTTCGCCAGCGCCAAGGCCCTCTCCTTCCGCAACGACGATCCAGCGACGGCGAGTCGCCCGTTCGACGCGGAACGGGACGGCTTCGTCATCGGCGAGGGCGCCGGTGTGCTCGTCCTCGAAAGCCTGGAGCACGCGAAGGCCCGCGGCGCCACGATCCTGGCTGAGGTTGTGGGCTACGGCATGACCTGCGACGCCCACCACATCACCTCCCCCACCCCCGGCGGCGTGGGTGGTGCTGAAGCAATGCGCCTTGCCCTGCAAGACGCACGCATCGAGGCGGACGCAGTCGATTACGTCAACGCCCACGGCACCAGCACCCCGGCGAACGACTCCAACGAGTCCTCCGCCATCAAGTCCTCCCTGGGGGAGCGGGCGAAACAGATTCCTGTGAGCTCGACGAAGTCGATGACCGGGCACCTGTTGGGCGGCAGCGGCGGCATTGAAGCCGTTGCTGGGGTCCTGGCGATTGGCCACAACCTGGTCCCGCCTACGATCAATTACCAAAATCCGGATCCTGCCTGTGATCTGGATGTCGTTCCCAATCAGGCCCGGGAACACAAACTGAACGTGGTGCTCTCGAATTCCTTTGGGTTCGGCGGCCACAACGTTTGCCTGGCGTTCCGCCGGTTCAACTAA
- the acpP gene encoding acyl carrier protein: protein MSQEAIFEKVRSIVVEQLSVDAGEVKPESNFQNDLGADSLDTVELVMALEEAFDIEIPDEAAEGIATVGDAVKYIQDKQA, encoded by the coding sequence ATGTCCCAGGAAGCGATCTTCGAGAAAGTCCGCTCGATCGTTGTTGAGCAGCTGAGCGTTGATGCCGGCGAGGTCAAGCCTGAATCCAACTTCCAGAACGATCTGGGCGCTGACTCCCTCGACACCGTTGAACTCGTGATGGCCCTGGAAGAGGCCTTCGATATCGAGATCCCCGACGAAGCCGCTGAGGGCATCGCCACCGTTGGCGACGCCGTCAAGTACATCCAGGACAAGCAGGCCTGA
- the psaC gene encoding photosystem I iron-sulfur center protein PsaC: protein MSHAVKIYDTCIGCTQCVRACPLDVLEMVPWDGCKAGQIASSPRTEDCVGCKRCETACPTDFLSIRVYLGDETTRSMGLAY, encoded by the coding sequence ATGTCCCACGCCGTCAAGATTTACGACACCTGCATCGGCTGCACCCAGTGCGTTCGGGCATGCCCCCTCGATGTGCTCGAGATGGTGCCCTGGGACGGCTGCAAGGCCGGTCAGATTGCTTCATCCCCCCGCACCGAAGATTGCGTTGGTTGCAAGCGTTGTGAGACCGCTTGCCCCACCGACTTCCTCTCCATCCGCGTCTACCTGGGCGACGAAACCACCCGCTCCATGGGCCTGGCTTACTAA
- a CDS encoding NAD(P)H dehydrogenase subunit NdhS, translating to MADSLPILPGSTVVVRDSRSIYNGYQGFVQRISGSNAAVLFEGGNWDKLVTMPLKILEQA from the coding sequence ATGGCTGATTCCCTGCCGATCCTGCCTGGCTCCACCGTGGTGGTGCGCGATAGCCGCTCCATCTACAACGGCTACCAGGGCTTCGTGCAGCGCATCAGCGGCAGCAATGCGGCCGTGCTCTTTGAAGGCGGCAACTGGGACAAGCTCGTCACCATGCCCCTCAAGATTCTCGAGCAGGCCTGA
- the rnc gene encoding ribonuclease III yields MNAERHAQLLQFLDSLGLKPLAGMDLERLDEALTHTSAGLSLNHEKLEFLGDAVLRLAASEFLEQHYPNLSVGQSSALRAQLVSDRWLGELGQAIGIESVLRIGPTAAGDSSARATLRAEACEACIGALYRLWGDLTPVLRWLTPHWQTTAKAFEADPHLHNWKSALQEWSQGQKRGLPNYRCQEISQIHADPRRFHCQVNLGEQVLGEGWGRSRRQAEQEAARAALARIRPARES; encoded by the coding sequence ATGAACGCTGAGCGCCACGCCCAACTGCTGCAGTTCCTGGACAGCCTGGGGCTGAAGCCCCTAGCCGGCATGGACCTAGAGCGGCTGGATGAGGCCCTAACCCACACCTCCGCGGGGCTCAGCCTGAACCACGAAAAACTGGAATTTCTGGGGGATGCCGTGCTGCGCCTCGCGGCTTCGGAATTCCTGGAGCAGCACTACCCCAACTTGAGCGTGGGGCAGAGCTCCGCGCTGCGGGCCCAACTGGTCAGTGACCGCTGGCTCGGCGAACTCGGCCAAGCAATCGGCATCGAGTCCGTCTTACGCATTGGACCAACGGCCGCGGGAGATTCCAGCGCCCGAGCCACCCTCAGGGCCGAAGCCTGTGAAGCCTGCATTGGGGCGCTCTACCGGCTCTGGGGGGATCTGACGCCCGTGCTGCGCTGGCTAACCCCCCACTGGCAAACCACCGCCAAGGCCTTTGAAGCCGACCCCCATCTGCACAATTGGAAATCAGCCCTGCAGGAATGGAGCCAGGGGCAAAAACGCGGCCTTCCCAATTACCGCTGCCAGGAAATCAGTCAGATCCACGCCGATCCCCGGCGCTTCCACTGCCAGGTGAATCTGGGGGAGCAGGTCCTCGGCGAAGGCTGGGGCAGGTCCCGCAGGCAGGCCGAACAGGAGGCCGCCCGCGCGGCCCTCGCGCGGATCAGGCCTGCTCGAGAATCTTGA
- the glmS gene encoding glutamine--fructose-6-phosphate transaminase (isomerizing) yields the protein MCGIVAVIGSREAAPLLLEGLRQLEYRGYDSAGIATVAADAGLTCLRAEGKLANLTARFEAQGAQGHCGIGHTRWATHGKPEERNAHPHLDGPCRLAVVQNGIIENYRSLREELQATGVVFRSDTDTEVIPHLLSQELDRLEASGQTPSPQLLLAAVQAVLPRLHGAYALAVVWAALPGALVVARKAAPLLIGLGEGEFLCASDTPALAGFTRTILPMEDGEVALLTPLGIELYDEAGARVQRAPTLLSGSDHVADKRSFRHFMLKEIHEQPETAALWVARHLPDASARVALPLDESVFEGIERIQVLACGTSRHAALVGTYLLEQLAGIPTSVFYASEFRYAPPPLAPNTLTIGVTQSGETADTLAALAMEQERRRGVADPAYAPRLLGITNRPESSLGRMVDQILDIGAGIEVGVAATKTFLGQLLAFYGLAIAFAERRSGRPGVLGAEAVQQLIAGLRALPQQLRSLVDDHDSRCEQMAHLFADTQDVIFLGRGINYPIALEGALKLKEISYIHAEGYPAGEMKHGPIALLDVRVPVVSIAVPGTVFDKVLSNAQEAKARDAQLVGVAPNCPDAELFDTLLPVPEVDELLSPLLTVVPMQLLSYHIAAHRGLDVDQPRNLAKSVTVE from the coding sequence ATGTGCGGCATCGTTGCGGTGATTGGTTCGCGCGAAGCGGCACCGCTCCTGTTGGAGGGTCTGCGTCAGCTCGAATACCGGGGCTACGACTCAGCCGGCATTGCCACAGTTGCTGCTGATGCAGGGCTGACCTGTCTGCGTGCAGAGGGCAAGCTCGCGAACCTCACTGCCCGTTTTGAGGCCCAAGGGGCGCAAGGGCACTGCGGCATCGGTCACACGCGCTGGGCGACCCACGGCAAGCCGGAGGAGCGCAACGCTCACCCGCACCTCGACGGTCCATGCCGCCTCGCGGTGGTGCAGAACGGGATCATCGAGAACTACCGGAGCTTGCGCGAGGAGCTCCAGGCCACCGGTGTGGTCTTCCGCTCGGACACCGACACCGAGGTCATTCCTCACCTTTTGAGCCAGGAGCTCGATCGCCTGGAGGCATCGGGCCAGACCCCGTCTCCGCAGCTGTTGCTCGCGGCGGTTCAAGCCGTTTTGCCTCGCCTGCATGGGGCCTATGCCCTTGCCGTGGTTTGGGCGGCCCTCCCTGGAGCGTTGGTGGTGGCCCGCAAGGCTGCGCCCCTGTTGATTGGTCTTGGGGAAGGGGAATTCCTCTGCGCTAGCGACACCCCGGCCCTGGCGGGATTTACCCGCACCATCCTGCCGATGGAAGACGGGGAGGTGGCCTTGCTGACCCCATTGGGCATTGAGCTCTACGACGAGGCCGGAGCGCGGGTTCAGCGTGCGCCGACGCTCCTGAGTGGGAGCGACCACGTGGCGGACAAGCGCAGCTTCCGCCACTTCATGCTCAAGGAAATCCACGAGCAGCCTGAGACCGCGGCGCTGTGGGTTGCGCGCCATCTTCCGGACGCTTCAGCGCGGGTCGCTCTGCCCCTCGATGAGAGCGTCTTTGAAGGCATCGAGCGCATCCAGGTGCTCGCCTGTGGCACCAGTCGCCACGCCGCCCTGGTGGGGACCTATCTCCTGGAGCAGCTGGCCGGGATCCCCACCAGCGTCTTCTATGCCAGCGAATTCCGCTACGCCCCGCCCCCGCTCGCCCCGAACACCCTCACCATCGGTGTGACCCAGTCGGGCGAAACCGCCGACACCCTGGCGGCCCTGGCGATGGAGCAGGAGCGTCGCCGCGGTGTTGCCGATCCTGCCTATGCACCCCGCCTGCTCGGGATCACCAACCGCCCCGAAAGCTCCCTGGGCCGGATGGTCGATCAAATTCTCGACATCGGCGCCGGCATTGAGGTGGGTGTGGCCGCCACCAAGACTTTCCTCGGCCAACTATTGGCCTTCTACGGCTTAGCCATTGCCTTTGCCGAGCGTCGCTCCGGCCGGCCTGGGGTTCTGGGTGCGGAGGCTGTGCAGCAGCTGATCGCTGGTCTGCGGGCGCTGCCCCAGCAGCTGCGCAGCTTGGTGGACGACCACGACAGCCGCTGCGAGCAGATGGCCCATCTGTTCGCGGATACCCAGGACGTGATCTTCCTGGGACGGGGAATCAACTATCCGATTGCCCTCGAGGGGGCGCTGAAGCTCAAGGAAATCAGCTACATCCATGCCGAGGGTTACCCAGCCGGCGAGATGAAGCACGGACCGATTGCCCTGTTGGATGTTCGGGTGCCCGTCGTTTCGATCGCCGTGCCGGGGACCGTCTTCGACAAGGTGCTCAGCAATGCCCAGGAGGCCAAGGCCCGGGATGCCCAGTTGGTGGGTGTTGCCCCGAACTGTCCAGATGCGGAGCTCTTCGACACCCTGTTGCCGGTGCCGGAAGTCGACGAGCTGCTCAGCCCGCTGTTGACGGTCGTGCCGATGCAGCTGCTCAGCTATCACATCGCAGCCCACCGGGGGCTGGATGTCGATCAGCCCCGCAACCTCGCCAAGAGCGTGACGGTGGAATAG
- the rimM gene encoding ribosome maturation factor RimM (Essential for efficient processing of 16S rRNA) has translation MEQQPELLVVGKIVAAQGLRGELRVNPLSDFPERFTKAGPRWLRPPAQKRGPAAEPQAVQLLSGRKLPGKELFVIRLEGINDRSSAEACVGQEVLVPSDERPKLAKGEFHLLDLVGLEVRLLESGTPIGRVQDLLHAGNDLLEVQLDGKKQPLWIPFVESIVPRVELQEGWIGITPPPGLLELAETKAEDGQS, from the coding sequence ATGGAGCAACAACCCGAGCTGCTGGTGGTCGGAAAGATCGTTGCCGCCCAAGGCCTGCGCGGCGAACTGCGTGTCAATCCCCTCAGCGATTTCCCCGAACGCTTCACCAAGGCCGGGCCCCGCTGGCTGCGGCCGCCAGCCCAAAAGCGAGGACCCGCAGCGGAGCCCCAAGCCGTTCAGCTGCTCTCCGGCCGGAAACTGCCCGGGAAAGAGCTGTTTGTGATTCGGCTCGAGGGCATCAACGACCGCAGCAGCGCTGAAGCCTGCGTCGGCCAGGAAGTCTTGGTCCCCAGCGACGAACGGCCCAAACTGGCGAAGGGCGAGTTCCACCTCCTGGATCTGGTGGGCCTGGAGGTCAGGCTGCTTGAGAGCGGCACCCCCATCGGCCGCGTGCAAGACCTGCTCCATGCCGGCAACGACCTCCTGGAGGTGCAACTCGACGGGAAAAAGCAGCCCCTCTGGATCCCCTTTGTCGAATCGATTGTTCCGCGGGTGGAGCTCCAGGAGGGCTGGATCGGCATCACCCCGCCGCCGGGCTTGCTGGAGCTCGCCGAAACCAAGGCCGAGGACGGACAGAGCTAA